A stretch of DNA from Lawsonibacter asaccharolyticus:
TCACCAGCCGGGAGGTGGAGCTCTTTCTGGAGCAGCCAGACTGCAGTGACCTGAAGGGGTACCGGGACCGGGCCATGCTGGAGCTGCTCTACGCCACGGGTATCCGGGTGTCGGAGCTGATCGAGCTGGACGTGGACGACCTGAACCTCTACGCCGGGGTGCTTCACTGTGCCAGCAAGGGGAAGGAGCGGGTCATCCCCCTTTACCCCGCCGCCATCCGGGCGCTGGAGGAGTATCTGCGCAACGTCCGCCCGCAGCTCATCAACGAGCCGGACGAGACGGCGCTGTTCGTCAACATGAGCGGGGACCGGATGAGCCGCCAGGGCTTCTGGAAGCTGATCAAATACTACCAGGAGAAGGCCGGCATCCAGAAGGACATCACGCCCCACACCCTGCGCCACTCCTTCGCCGCCCACCTGCTGGAGAACGGGGCGGACCTGCGCTCCATCCAGGAGATGATGGGGCACGCGGACATCTCCTCCACTCAGATCTACTCCCGGATGCTGAACCACAAGCTGAAGGACGTCTATCAGAAGGCCCACCCCAGAGCATGAGCCAGGCCGGATGCAGTTCGTCCTGGTTTTTGCTTGACAGGGCGGCTCCGCTGTGCTACACTGCATGGGAATCCAGAAGAAATGGAGGCGGGAAAATGCGCAATGCCGCTTGCTGAACCGCATGATGGAAGAGAGAGGGGCCTGAAAAGCCCCGGTTCTGTCATGCCTGAGCAAGAGGGTGTTGTCTTCCCGCTCCGGCTGTTCGTATGGAGCTGCCCCAGGGGGGCGGCTGTGGATCGTCTGCCAAAGCCGTGAGAAGGTGCGCCTTCTTGCGGCTTTTTTCATATGCCCCGCCGGCGGCGGGGCGGAAAGGGAGGCAGAACAGTGTCTTTGATCCAAATCGAACATTTGTATTTTACCTATGACGGCGGCAGCGAGCCGGTCTTTGAGGACCTGGACCTACAGCTGGAAACAGACTGGAAGCTGGGGCTGGTGGGCCGAAATGGCAGGGGGAAGACCACCCTGCTGCGCCTTCTGGAGGGCGGGCTGGAGCACCGGGGGCAGATCCGCACGGGGGGCCTGGCCTGCCGCCGGTTCCCCTGCGCCGTCCGGGAGACGGAGGTCCCGGTGTCCCAGGTGCTGCGGGATATCTCACCGGAGGCGGAGGAGTGGCAGCTGGTCCGGGAGCTGTCCCTGCTGGGGCTGGATGAGGAGGTGCTGGAGCGCACCCTCTCCACCCTGAGCGGAGGGGAGCAGACCCGGGTGCTCCTGTCCGCCCTGTTTCTGGACGAGGGGAGCTGGCCCATGCTGGACGAGCCCACCGACCACCTGGACGAGGAGGGGCGGGAGCTGCTTGCTCAATATCTCAGCCACAGCCGCCGGGGCTTCCTGCTTGTCTCCCACGACCGGGCGTTTCTGGACCGGTGCGTGGACCATGTGCTGGCCCTGAACCGGACGGGGCCGGAGCTGGTGAAGGGAAATTTCTCCGTGTGGTACCAGGAGAAGCAGGACCGGGACCGGCGGGAGCAGGCCCAGAACCAGCAGCTGAAGGGGGAGATCCGCCGACTGGAGCAGGCGGCCCGCCGGACCTCTGCCTGGTCCGACCAGGTGGAAAAGACCAAATACGCCAGTAAAAATTCCGGACTGCGCCCCGACCGGGGCTATGTGGGCCACAAGTCGGCCAAGATGATGAAGAGGGCCAAGAGCCTGGAGAGCCGGCAGGAGTCTGCCATCCGGGAGAAGGCGGCTCTGCTCCACGACGTGGAGCGGGCCGAGCCCCTGAAGCTGGCCCCCCGGGCGTTCCACAGCGCCCGCCTGCTGGAGCTGGACCGCGTCTCCATCGACTACGGGGACGGGCCTGTGTGCGGCGAGGTCAGCTTCTCCCTGAGCCAGGGGGAGCGGCTGTGCCTGGAGGGGAGGAATGGGAGCGGCAAGACCAGCCTGCTCCGGCTAATCCTGGGGGAGGAAGTGCCCCACACGGGGACCGTGCGGTGGGCCTCTGGCCTGGAGATCTCCTATGTCTCCCAAAAGGTGGACCATCTGCAGGGAGCCCTTCGGGACTTCCCGGCGGAGGAGGGGATAGACGCCACCCAGTTTATGACCATCCTGCGCAAACTGGACTTCCCCAGGGCGGCCTTTGAGGGAGAAATGGGTGCGTACAGCGCGGGCCAGAAGAAGAAGGTCCTGCTGGCGGCCAGCCTGTGCCGCAGCGCCCACCTGTATGTCTGGGATGAGCCGCTGAATTTTGTGGACCTGTTCTCCCGTATCCAGATGGAGGAGCTGCTGCTGGAGTACCGGCCCACCCTGCTGTTCGTGGAGCACGACGAGGCGTTCCGGGAGCGGGTGGCCACCCGGCGGGTGTCCCTGTCTGAGCGCGGGCTGGAAAAAACAGACAAAGATATGAAATAAGATTTGCAGTTTTTCCATCCCCTGCACGTATAGAGGCAGGAGAAGACTTGGCAGCCATGGGAGAGGGGGGAGTCAGGGCAAAAGGCAGGAATGAGTGTGGAAAGACTGTTGCCTCAGATGCTGATGTCCATAGCCGCCACCCTGGTTGGGATCCTGCTGGTCCTCATGGGGCTGCTGCGCATAGGGAGGTCAATCAAGTTCCACCATCACCATCGGATCTCCCTCCAGCGTTGTCGTGACCATCGACAGAGGCCAGCTGGAGGAATTCCTCCGCCGATCCGGCTGGGCCCGGTGGCCGATATCTGCATAACAGAGGGGCTCCCCGGCAGTGCCGGGGAGCCCTGACGATGTGGGAAAGTGGGCGGTCCAGAGCGCAGTTAGCGGGAGGCCCGGGGGCAGGCGGTGCCGGTGCCTGACTCCGCAGAGGCTGGAGCGGCCGCCTGGACATAGACGGCGTCGTCCCTGGGGTCCAGCACGGCCAGTGCAGACAGGGCCTCATCGTCGGCCCTAGTGAGGGACAGGACCAGACGGTTGTTCTTCTCGTCCAGGGCGCAGGAGGACAGCACCGCCTTCACTGAGGGCTGGGCACAGATCTGCTCCTGGAGCTTGGTGAGGGAGGCGAGGGAGTAGCGGGCCCTGGCAAAGGACACCCCGCCCCCTGCCCAGTCCCGGACCTGACTGCGCAGGGCCTGTGTGTCGCAGCCCCGGACCAGCAGGACCACCACATCTCCCGCGCTGTCCAGATAGCCGCCACCGTACCAGTCCGGGTAGGTGCCGTTGCCGTATTCCCGTTGGATCTCCCGAGTCAGGCGCTCCAGGAGCAGGGCGCCCTCTCCTGCGTCGGCATCGGAAGAGGTCTCTCCCTCCGCGCTGGGCAGCTGCTGGGCAGGGCAGCCGCCGTCCTGGGCGGAGGCGGGAAGCCGGCTGAGGTCGTACTGCTCCCCCTCCTCCGCGGGGAGGGTGTCCGGTCCAAGTCCGCTCTCGCTGATGATGAGGCCGGGGCGGGGGGCTGCCTCCTGGGTACTGGCGTCCTGTTCCTGCCCCGCCGCTTCCTCCACCGTCACATAGCTGTGGAGGGGCGGAGAGAGGAGGGCGTGTCCCAGCGGCAGGGCGGCCGCCAGAAGGAGGCAGGCGGCCAGCACCCAGCACCGGTGGACGGGGCGGCGGACAGGCCGGGAGAGCCCCTCCTCCAGCGCGGCCCGGGCCGCCGGGCTGGGGATGAGCTGTTCCTTCATCTGAGAAAAGATGGGGTCATTCATGAAAATAGTCTCCTTTCAGCAGCTCCCGCAGGTGCTCCCGCCCCCGGGACAGGCGCATCCGCACCGCGCCTGGGCGGAGGGAGAGGAGCCGCGCGATCTCCTGGGTGGACAGTTCTTCAAAGTAGAACAGGTAGAGGGGGACCCTCAGCCCGTCTGGCAGAGAGGAGAGGGCGGACCAGAGCCCGGTCTGTTCCGGGGTCTGGAACTGCACCGGCGCATCCGCACGCTCCGAGAGGGGGACCACACGCCTCCGCCAGGGGGAGGCGGTCACCCGGCGGCTGAAATTGAGGGTGGTGCGCAGGAGCCAGGCCCTGCGGTGCTCCTCCTCCCGGAAATGTTTGCCGCACTGGAAATAGGCCAGAAATACCTCCTGAAACACGTCGTCCGCATCCGCCCGGCTGCCGGTCCGAGCCAGTGCGAAGCCGTACACCATTTTTTCGTACCGCTCCAGGATGGAGGCGAATCCCTCCTCCGGGCTCAGCGGTTGCTCTGCCATATCACGACCTCCCTTCGCATAATACTCCATTTTGCAGGGGGAAATGTCACGGTGGAAGCAGACTTTTTTTTCCAGAGCCCCCATCCCATTTTCCGTTGTACCATACACCCGCCGGGAAAGCAAGGGAGTGCCTCTTCCCATGCCTCCCGACAGCCGCCCAGTGTGCCGCGGTATCGAAAGAGAGAGGGAAAGTGAAAACAGTCTTTCCATTTGGAGAAAAACATGATACACTTACTTCGTATGTATGGAAGCGGGAGGGGCCCATGATCGTTTTAGGCATCGACCCGGGCGTGGCCACCATCGGATTCGGGGTGGTGCGTGCGGAGCGTCAGAAAAACACGCTGGTCCAATACGGCGTCATCACCACCCCGCCGGGCATCCCCCTGTCCAGCCGCCTGCTCCAGATCTCTGACGACATGGAAGAGCTCATTCGCACCTTCCACCCGGACGAGATGGCGGTGGAGGAACTGTTCTTCACCAAAAACATCACCACCGGCATCGCGGTGGCCCACGGCCGGGGGGTCATCCTACTCTCGGCGGAGCGGCTGGGGGTCCCCGTCTTTGAGTACACCCCCATGCAGGTGAAGCAGGCTGTGGCGGGCTACGGCGGGGCCGACAAGCGGCAGGTCATGCTGATGACCCAGCGCCTGTTGAACATGAAGCAGGTTCCCCGGCCCGACGACGCCGCCGATGCCCTGGCCCTGGCCATCTGCCACGGCCGTGCCGCCACCAGCCTCCTGAACACCGAACGGGTCTTTGACCCCATGAAATACGACACACGATGAAAGAACAGCGGATCAGGAGATAGGACCAGGGGGACTTGACTCCCGGAAAGGATGGGACCCATGCCTGTCATCGTAAAGCAGCCCGCCCCAGACCTGCCCTACAGTCTCCACGACGCCTATATTCTGGAGGTGCGGCTGGAGGGGGATACCCTGCGGCTGGTCACCCAGTACGGCTATGTGGAGACAACAGAGCCCTTCGACCAGGTGCAGGGGGATGTGGAGATCACTGGGGTAGACTGGGACAGCTCCCACGCCTATGTAATGGAGTACCGCGGCGTCCTCTGCGGAAACCGAGGGCCCTTTACCGGCCGGAAAATGGCGGTGGAGGATTTTTTGAAGACATACCCTCAGGGGACGCTGGACATTATGGACGAGACCTACGGGTACCGCCAGGTGAAGCTGGACGGCTTTCTCAACCTGACCGGCCGCTGCCTGGAGTTTCGGCTGGAGCTCTATTATAGCGGAGAATTCCGATACCTGCTCAAGGAGCCGGCGCCTGGAGCGGCTGTCTGAACTGTGTCCGGCGGAGCTGGATACCGCATCCATATCTCATAACTACTATCTGATCTAATGTGAGGTCCTATCTTATGTTTTATTATCTCAGTGGAACCGTGACCCATATCGAGCCCTATCTGGCTGTCATCGACTGCGGCGGAGTGGGCTATGCCTGCCGCACCACCAGCTATACCCTGTCCGCCCTGAAGAAGGGCGATAAGGGAAAACTCTTTACACATCTCAACGTGCGGGAGGATGCCATGGAGCTCTACGGCTTCGCCACCCAGGAGGAGCTGAACCTGTTCCAGCAGCTCATTTCTGTCTCCGGCGTGGGCCCCAAGGCCGCCCTGTCCATCCTGTCGGCCAGCACCCCGGCCAACCTTGCTCTGTCTATCATTACCGGGGATGAGAAGGCCCTCACCTGCGCCCAGGGCATCGGCAAGAAGATCGCCCAGCGGGTCATCCTGGAGCTGAAAGACAAGCTGGCCAAGGGCCAGACCATCAACGGGGCGGGGGAGACCTATGGAGGCACCGGGGTCACCGTCATCCCGGAGAACAAGCTGTCTGAGGCCTC
This window harbors:
- a CDS encoding Holliday junction ATP-dependent DNA helicase, which translates into the protein MFYYLSGTVTHIEPYLAVIDCGGVGYACRTTSYTLSALKKGDKGKLFTHLNVREDAMELYGFATQEELNLFQQLISVSGVGPKAALSILSASTPANLALSIITGDEKALTCAQGIGKKIAQRVILELKDKLAKGQTINGAGETYGGTGVTVIPENKLSEASAALAVLGYSQGEINLALKGIDLDALTLEEVIKQALKKMMKG
- a CDS encoding sulfate permease — its product is MPQMLMSIAATLVGILLVLMGLLRIGRSIKFHHHHRISLQRCRDHRQRPAGGIPPPIRLGPVADICITEGLPGSAGEP
- a CDS encoding tyrosine recombinase XerD, whose protein sequence is MSNLLEDYESYLTTEKKASANTVSSYLRDVHQFAQEMEERDVPLDEVLPRDVEDYIRGLTRRGKSAATVTRSVASIKSFYNCLLSRGLVESNPARNVTAAKVERKLPQILTSREVELFLEQPDCSDLKGYRDRAMLELLYATGIRVSELIELDVDDLNLYAGVLHCASKGKERVIPLYPAAIRALEEYLRNVRPQLINEPDETALFVNMSGDRMSRQGFWKLIKYYQEKAGIQKDITPHTLRHSFAAHLLENGADLRSIQEMMGHADISSTQIYSRMLNHKLKDVYQKAHPRA
- a CDS encoding crossover junction endodeoxyribonuclease RuvC is translated as MKTVFPFGEKHDTLTSYVWKREGPMIVLGIDPGVATIGFGVVRAERQKNTLVQYGVITTPPGIPLSSRLLQISDDMEELIRTFHPDEMAVEELFFTKNITTGIAVAHGRGVILLSAERLGVPVFEYTPMQVKQAVAGYGGADKRQVMLMTQRLLNMKQVPRPDDAADALALAICHGRAATSLLNTERVFDPMKYDTR